From the Burkholderia glumae LMG 2196 = ATCC 33617 genome, one window contains:
- a CDS encoding DUF192 domain-containing protein, whose product MRLFPRPTLARLVRTAVFPVALALAAGGLAPAFEQSNGIPPGAKQPSEFAHTKLRVGMYVIDAAIAANDADREQGLMYRSQLAPNEGMLFVFGENAVHCFWMKNTLIPLSIAFMRADGTITDIDEMRAETTDNHCPRNNGVYALEMSKGWFQAKGIKPGMKIDGLPAPQ is encoded by the coding sequence GTGCGACTCTTTCCGCGCCCCACGCTCGCCCGCCTCGTGCGGACCGCCGTGTTCCCCGTCGCGCTCGCGCTTGCCGCGGGCGGCCTCGCGCCCGCGTTCGAGCAATCGAACGGCATCCCGCCGGGCGCCAAGCAGCCGAGCGAGTTTGCGCACACCAAGCTGCGCGTGGGCATGTACGTGATCGACGCGGCGATCGCCGCCAACGACGCGGACCGCGAGCAGGGGCTCATGTATCGCAGCCAGCTCGCGCCGAACGAGGGCATGCTGTTCGTATTCGGCGAGAACGCCGTGCATTGCTTCTGGATGAAGAACACGCTGATCCCGCTGTCGATCGCATTCATGCGCGCCGACGGCACGATCACCGACATCGACGAAATGCGCGCCGAGACCACCGACAATCATTGTCCGCGCAACAATGGCGTCTACGCGCTAGAAATGAGCAAGGGCTGGTTCCAGGCCAAGGGCATCAAGCCCGGCATGAAGATCGACGGGCTGCCGGCACCGCAGTAA
- the fusA gene encoding elongation factor G encodes MPRKTPIERYRNIGISAHIDAGKTTTTERILFYTGVSHKIGEVHDGAATMDWMEQEQERGITITSAATTAFWKGMAGNYPEHRINIIDTPGHVDFTIEVERSMRVLDGACMVYDSVGGVQPQSETVWRQANKYKVPRIAFVNKMDRIGADFFRVQKQIGDRLKGVAVPIQIPIGAEDHFQGVVDLVKMKAILWDDESQGVKFTYEEIPANLVALAHEWREKMVEAAAEASEELLDKYLTDHDSLTEAEIKAALRQRTIANEIVPMLCGSAFKNKGVQAMLDAVIDYLPSPVDVPAILGHDFQDPEKQAERHPSDDEPFSALAFKIMTDPFVGQLIFFRVYSGVVESGDTLLNATKDKKERLGRILQMHANERKEIKEVRAGDIAAAVGLKDATTGDTLCAVNAPIILERMEFPEPVISQAVEPKTKADQEKMGLALNRLAQEDPSFRVQTDEESGQTIISGMGELHLEILVDRMKREFGVEATVGKPQVAYRETIRTTAKDVEGKFVKQSGGRGQYGHAVVTLEPNPGKGYEFIDEIKGGVIPREYIPAVDKGIQDTLKSGVLAGYPIVDVKVHLTFGSYHDVDSNENAFRMAGSMAFKEAMRRAKPVLLEPMMAVEVETPEDFMGNVMGDLSSRRGIVQGMDDIAGGGGKVVRAEVPLSEMFGYSTSLRSATQGRATYTMEFKHYAETPANVSEAVISAKGR; translated from the coding sequence GTGCCCCGCAAAACCCCCATCGAGCGCTATAGAAACATCGGGATCAGCGCTCACATCGACGCCGGCAAGACCACGACGACCGAGCGCATCCTGTTCTACACCGGCGTGAGCCACAAGATCGGCGAAGTGCATGACGGTGCGGCCACGATGGACTGGATGGAGCAGGAGCAGGAGCGCGGCATCACGATCACGTCGGCTGCGACGACCGCGTTCTGGAAAGGCATGGCCGGCAACTATCCGGAGCATCGGATCAACATCATCGACACCCCCGGGCACGTCGACTTCACGATCGAGGTGGAACGCTCGATGCGCGTGCTCGACGGCGCCTGCATGGTGTACGACTCGGTGGGCGGCGTGCAGCCGCAGTCCGAGACGGTCTGGCGCCAGGCCAACAAGTACAAGGTGCCGCGCATCGCGTTCGTCAACAAGATGGACCGCATCGGCGCGGACTTCTTCCGCGTGCAAAAGCAGATCGGCGACCGCCTGAAGGGCGTGGCCGTGCCGATCCAGATTCCGATCGGCGCGGAGGATCATTTCCAGGGCGTGGTCGATCTCGTCAAGATGAAGGCGATCCTCTGGGACGACGAAAGCCAGGGCGTGAAATTCACCTACGAGGAGATTCCGGCGAATCTCGTCGCACTCGCGCACGAATGGCGCGAGAAGATGGTGGAGGCGGCCGCGGAAGCGAGCGAGGAACTGCTCGACAAATACCTGACCGACCACGATTCGCTGACCGAGGCGGAGATCAAGGCGGCGCTGCGTCAGCGCACCATCGCCAACGAGATCGTGCCGATGCTGTGCGGCAGCGCGTTCAAGAACAAGGGCGTGCAGGCGATGCTCGACGCCGTGATCGACTACCTGCCGTCGCCCGTCGACGTGCCGGCGATCCTCGGCCACGACTTCCAGGACCCGGAAAAGCAGGCCGAGCGCCACCCGAGCGACGACGAGCCGTTCTCTGCGCTCGCCTTCAAGATCATGACCGACCCGTTCGTCGGCCAGCTGATCTTCTTCCGCGTCTATTCGGGCGTGGTGGAATCGGGCGACACGCTGCTCAACGCGACCAAGGACAAGAAGGAGCGCCTCGGCCGGATCCTGCAGATGCACGCCAACGAGCGCAAGGAAATCAAGGAAGTGCGCGCCGGCGACATCGCCGCGGCGGTCGGCCTGAAGGACGCCACCACCGGCGACACGCTCTGCGCGGTGAACGCGCCGATCATCCTCGAGCGCATGGAATTCCCCGAGCCGGTGATTTCCCAGGCGGTCGAACCGAAGACCAAGGCCGACCAGGAGAAGATGGGCCTGGCGCTGAACCGCCTCGCGCAGGAAGACCCGTCGTTCCGCGTGCAGACCGACGAGGAGTCGGGGCAGACGATCATCTCGGGCATGGGCGAGCTGCACCTCGAAATCCTGGTGGACCGCATGAAGCGCGAGTTCGGCGTGGAGGCCACGGTCGGCAAGCCGCAGGTGGCGTACCGCGAGACGATCCGCACCACGGCCAAGGACGTCGAGGGCAAGTTCGTCAAGCAATCGGGCGGGCGCGGCCAGTACGGCCACGCGGTGGTCACGCTCGAGCCGAACCCGGGCAAGGGCTACGAGTTCATCGACGAGATCAAGGGCGGCGTGATTCCGCGCGAGTACATCCCGGCCGTCGACAAGGGCATCCAGGACACGCTCAAGAGCGGCGTGCTGGCCGGCTACCCGATCGTCGACGTGAAGGTTCACCTGACGTTCGGCTCTTACCATGACGTCGATTCGAACGAAAACGCGTTCCGCATGGCCGGCTCGATGGCGTTCAAGGAAGCCATGCGCCGCGCCAAGCCGGTGCTGCTCGAACCGATGATGGCGGTGGAAGTCGAGACGCCCGAGGACTTCATGGGCAATGTGATGGGCGACCTGTCGAGCCGCCGCGGCATCGTGCAGGGCATGGACGACATCGCCGGCGGCGGCGGCAAGGTGGTGCGCGCCGAGGTGCCGCTCTCGGAGATGTTCGGCTACTCGACCTCGCTGCGTTCGGCCACGCAGGGCCGCGCGACCTACACGATGGAGTTCAAGCACTACGCGGAAACGCCGGCCAACGTGTCGGAAGCGGTGATCAGCGCGAAGGGGCGCTGA
- a CDS encoding MFS transporter: MSLARSFRSLRHSNYRLWAAGALVSNVGTWVQRTAQSWLVLTQLTRHDASAVGIVMALQYAPQMLLLPWTGYAADHFDQRKLLRATQALMGALAFGLGVIVVAGVARLWHVYLFALLFGSVAAFDAPVRQTFVTSLVGDADLANAVALNSTVFNAARMIGPAVAGLLISSVGTGWAFVANGLSFGAVLVSLSRLRVSPQHPGAQSRRARGGLAAGARYVRGRPDLLAILAMLFLIGTFGLNFQIYLSTMAVDVFHTGASGFGLLSSIMAIGTIAGALVAAGRDRPTLRTLLGGCAAFGIGCACAALAPGFWSFGAMLVVVGVAALTITNSSNSLMQLSTEPGMRGRVTALRVAIVMGGTPLGAPIAGWVADRFGPRWSLGVGAAAGAAAAVVALRAMRRQAREARAAAEGSDEAVAREADQRASRAVRRR, encoded by the coding sequence ATGAGCCTGGCGCGCTCGTTCCGTTCGCTACGTCATTCGAACTACCGGCTGTGGGCGGCCGGCGCGCTCGTCTCGAACGTCGGCACCTGGGTGCAGCGCACCGCGCAGAGCTGGCTCGTGCTCACGCAACTGACGCGTCACGACGCCTCGGCGGTCGGCATCGTGATGGCGCTGCAATATGCGCCGCAGATGCTGCTGCTGCCGTGGACCGGCTACGCGGCCGACCATTTCGACCAGCGCAAGCTGCTGCGCGCGACCCAGGCGCTGATGGGCGCGCTCGCGTTCGGGCTCGGTGTGATCGTGGTGGCGGGCGTGGCGCGGCTCTGGCATGTATACCTGTTCGCGCTGCTGTTCGGCAGCGTGGCCGCGTTCGATGCGCCGGTGCGGCAGACCTTCGTCACCTCGCTCGTCGGCGACGCGGATCTCGCCAACGCGGTCGCGCTCAACTCCACCGTGTTCAACGCGGCGCGCATGATCGGCCCCGCCGTGGCGGGACTCCTGATCTCGTCGGTCGGCACCGGCTGGGCGTTCGTCGCGAACGGCCTGTCGTTCGGCGCGGTGCTGGTGTCGCTGTCGCGGCTGCGCGTCTCGCCGCAGCACCCGGGGGCGCAGTCGCGGCGCGCGCGGGGCGGCCTCGCGGCGGGCGCGCGCTACGTGCGCGGCCGGCCCGACCTGCTTGCGATCCTCGCGATGCTGTTCCTGATCGGCACCTTTGGGCTCAATTTCCAGATCTACCTCTCGACGATGGCCGTCGACGTGTTCCACACCGGCGCGAGCGGTTTCGGGCTGCTGTCGTCGATCATGGCGATCGGCACCATCGCGGGCGCGCTGGTGGCCGCCGGCCGCGACCGTCCCACGCTGCGCACGCTGCTCGGCGGTTGCGCGGCGTTCGGCATCGGCTGCGCCTGCGCGGCGCTGGCGCCGGGCTTCTGGAGCTTCGGCGCGATGCTGGTGGTGGTCGGCGTCGCCGCGCTGACCATCACCAATTCCTCGAACAGCCTGATGCAGCTGTCCACCGAGCCGGGCATGCGCGGGCGTGTGACGGCGTTGCGCGTGGCGATCGTGATGGGCGGCACGCCGCTCGGCGCACCGATCGCCGGCTGGGTGGCGGACCGCTTCGGGCCGCGCTGGTCGCTCGGCGTGGGCGCGGCGGCCGGCGCCGCAGCCGCCGTGGTGGCGCTGCGCGCGATGCGGCGGCAGGCGCGCGAGGCGCGGGCCGCGGCCGAGGGAAGTGACGAGGCCGTCGCGCGCGAGGCGGACCAGAGGGCATCGCGCGCGGTGCGGCGCCGCTGA
- a CDS encoding MarR family winged helix-turn-helix transcriptional regulator, whose protein sequence is MLDIPHSSDPDDLPGEAEPAALAGELRIALGKLMRRLREQGRSGDFTPSQRSVLLRLERDGPATVSALARAESVRPQSMRATVAALEAQGAVLASPDPADGRQTLMALAEPFRERLRASRSAREDWLGRALDAQLSARERRELAAAVALLQRLAEF, encoded by the coding sequence ATGCTTGATATTCCTCATTCCTCCGATCCCGACGATTTGCCCGGCGAGGCCGAGCCGGCCGCGCTGGCCGGAGAGTTGCGGATCGCGCTCGGCAAGCTGATGCGGCGCCTGCGCGAGCAGGGGCGCAGCGGTGACTTCACGCCCTCGCAGCGCTCGGTGCTGCTGCGGCTCGAACGCGACGGGCCGGCGACCGTATCGGCGCTCGCGCGTGCCGAGAGCGTGCGTCCGCAGTCGATGCGGGCCACCGTCGCCGCGCTCGAGGCGCAGGGCGCGGTGCTCGCCTCGCCCGATCCGGCGGACGGCCGGCAGACGCTGATGGCGCTCGCCGAGCCGTTTCGCGAGCGCCTGCGGGCGAGCCGCTCGGCGCGCGAGGATTGGCTCGGGCGCGCGCTGGACGCGCAGCTGTCGGCGCGCGAGCGGCGCGAGCTGGCGGCCGCCGTCGCGTTGCTGCAGCGGCTCGCGGAGTTCTGA
- a CDS encoding HoxN/HupN/NixA family nickel/cobalt transporter, which yields MPVSPRRQLLMLYAALIGANLAAWSWALVALHGHPLLLGTAALAYGFGLRHAVDADHIAAIDTVTRKLMQEGQRPFSVGLFFSLGHSTIVIVATLGIAITALALRTRLDGFKAVGGTIGTAVSAGFLLVLAIINLVILRDIWRRYRHARKADAAGAHPAADAHAGHPGHHHAAGGLLTRLLRPLFRLVTKSAHMYPVGLLFGLGFDTATEIGLLAIAAAQANQGLPLHAVLVFPALFTAGMTLIDSTDNVLMVHAYGWAMDDPRRKLAYNLSITFVSAAVALVIGGVEALGLVADRLGLAGGVWDLIGAINDRFGTIGYAIVALFLACWVGSILFHRWRRASSQLV from the coding sequence ATGCCCGTCTCGCCCCGCCGCCAGTTGTTGATGCTCTACGCCGCGCTCATCGGCGCGAACCTCGCCGCCTGGAGCTGGGCGCTCGTCGCGCTGCACGGCCATCCGCTGCTGCTCGGCACGGCCGCGCTCGCCTACGGCTTCGGCCTGCGTCACGCGGTGGACGCCGACCACATCGCCGCGATCGATACGGTCACGCGCAAGCTGATGCAGGAAGGCCAGCGGCCGTTCTCGGTCGGCCTGTTCTTCTCGCTCGGCCACTCGACGATCGTGATCGTCGCCACGCTCGGCATCGCGATCACCGCGCTCGCGCTGCGCACGCGCCTCGACGGCTTCAAGGCGGTGGGCGGCACGATCGGCACGGCGGTGTCGGCCGGCTTCCTGCTGGTGCTCGCGATCATCAATCTCGTGATCCTGCGCGACATCTGGCGCCGCTACCGGCACGCGCGCAAAGCCGACGCGGCCGGCGCCCATCCCGCCGCCGACGCGCACGCGGGCCATCCGGGCCACCATCACGCGGCGGGCGGCCTGCTCACGCGCCTGCTGCGCCCGCTGTTCCGGCTCGTCACGAAAAGCGCCCACATGTACCCGGTGGGCCTGCTGTTCGGACTCGGCTTCGACACGGCCACCGAGATCGGGCTGCTCGCGATCGCCGCCGCGCAGGCCAACCAGGGGCTGCCGCTACACGCGGTGCTGGTGTTTCCGGCGCTGTTTACGGCCGGCATGACGCTGATCGATTCGACCGACAACGTGCTGATGGTCCACGCCTACGGCTGGGCGATGGACGACCCGCGGCGCAAGCTCGCCTACAACCTCAGCATCACCTTCGTCTCGGCCGCGGTCGCGCTCGTGATCGGCGGCGTCGAGGCGCTCGGCCTCGTCGCCGACCGGCTCGGCCTGGCCGGCGGCGTCTGGGACCTGATCGGCGCGATCAACGATCGCTTCGGCACGATCGGCTACGCCATCGTCGCGCTGTTCCTGGCCTGCTGGGTCGGCTCGATCCTGTTCCACCGCTGGCGCCGCGCCAGCTCGCAACTCGTCTGA
- a CDS encoding aldo/keto reductase produces MANTIETIALPDGERVAKLGQGTWEMGERPARRAAEIAALRAGIELGLTLIDTAEMYGDGATEELVGEAIQGLRDGLFLVSKVYPHHADRRQMIASCEASLRRLGTDRLDLYLLHWRGEVPLDETLEAFERLRAAGKIRHWGVSNFDTDDMEELVAAGGAGCATNQILYNLARRGPEFDLLPWQATRHIPAMAYSPIDHLRLPKGTVLDEIARERDATPQQVALAWVLRRDDMIAIPKAGDVEHVRANRAALDLVIDDAALARLDVAFRPPREKQALEML; encoded by the coding sequence ATGGCAAACACGATCGAGACGATTGCGCTGCCCGACGGCGAGCGGGTGGCGAAGCTCGGGCAGGGCACCTGGGAGATGGGCGAGCGGCCCGCGCGTCGCGCCGCCGAGATCGCGGCGCTGCGCGCCGGCATCGAGCTGGGGCTCACGCTGATCGATACGGCCGAGATGTACGGCGACGGCGCGACCGAGGAGCTCGTCGGCGAGGCGATCCAGGGCCTGCGCGACGGGCTGTTCCTGGTCAGCAAGGTCTATCCGCACCATGCCGACCGCCGGCAGATGATCGCCTCGTGCGAGGCGAGCCTGCGCCGGCTCGGCACCGACCGGCTCGACCTCTACCTGCTGCACTGGCGCGGCGAGGTTCCGCTCGACGAGACGCTGGAAGCGTTCGAGCGCCTGCGCGCGGCGGGCAAGATCCGACACTGGGGCGTGAGCAATTTCGACACCGACGACATGGAGGAACTCGTCGCCGCGGGCGGCGCCGGTTGCGCGACCAACCAGATCCTCTACAACCTGGCGCGGCGCGGGCCGGAGTTCGACCTGCTGCCGTGGCAGGCGACGCGGCACATTCCGGCCATGGCGTACAGCCCGATCGACCATCTGCGCCTGCCGAAAGGCACCGTGCTCGACGAGATCGCGCGCGAGCGCGACGCCACGCCCCAGCAGGTCGCGCTGGCCTGGGTGCTGCGCCGCGACGACATGATCGCGATCCCGAAGGCGGGCGACGTCGAGCACGTGCGGGCGAACCGCGCGGCGCTCGACCTGGTGATCGACGACGCGGCGCTGGCCCGGCTCGACGTGGCGTTTCGTCCGCCGCGCGAGAAGCAGGCGCTGGAAATGCTGTAG